The sequence below is a genomic window from Sphingobacterium sp. ML3W.
AGCGGTAATCATAAATGAAGTTCCCGCATTTAAAGCAGGAGACACCATAAGCGTTCATTATAAAATTCGCGAAGGAAATAAAGAGCGTATCCAAATTTACCAAGGTGTGGTTATCCAATTGAACAGTGAAGGTGTTAATTCAACTTTTACTGTACGCAAAATTTCAAATGGCATTGGTGTGGAACGTATTTTCCCTGTAAATTCGCCAAACATTGAAAAAATTGTAGTAAACAGCTACGGTAAAGTACGTCGCGCTAAATTATTTTATTTACGCGGTCTTACTGGTAAAGCTGCTCGTATTAAGTCTAAAAGAATCTAATTACGACTAC
It includes:
- the rplS gene encoding 50S ribosomal protein L19, which translates into the protein MDLVKFVEEQAVIINEVPAFKAGDTISVHYKIREGNKERIQIYQGVVIQLNSEGVNSTFTVRKISNGIGVERIFPVNSPNIEKIVVNSYGKVRRAKLFYLRGLTGKAARIKSKRI